In the Armatimonadota bacterium genome, ATGAAGGCGACGTCGGCGCCCGCGCGGCGGTAGGCCTCGGCCTCGAACGGGAACACGGCCAGCAGCCGTGCTCCCAGCCGCGCGACGCGCGCCGCGCGTCGGCCGCGGCGGATCGCCACCATGGGCGGGAGGTAGTAGACGACCGGGCACAGGCCGCGCACGCGGGCCAGCAACGCCAGGTTGAACCCGGGGAAGTCGATGGGGACGAGCACGTCGGGCGGCGCTGCGCGCAGCCACGCCGTCAGGTCACCCAGCCGACGCGCGAACGCCGGCAGGTCGCGGGCCACCTCCAGCCAGCCGATCCGTCCCCAGGCGCTGCTGTCGGCCACGAGGCGCACACCGGCGGCAGCCATACGGTGCCCGCCCACGCCCTCCAGCCGCACGGCCGGCTCGCGGGCGCGCAACGCCCGCGCCAGGGCCGCGCCCTGGACGTCGCCGGAGACCTCGCCGGCGACGAGCACGATCCGCGGGCCCCAGGCCTCCCCCTGCGCGCGCTGTCTCGACTGACCCGTTGGCGGTCCGGACGACGCGCCCGGACCCGCGCCGGATCGGCTACCCGTCATGCACCGGCGTGCCCAGCGGGGGCACGTCGGCGGCCACTACGGTGATGCCCGCGGCCTCCGCGTCCGCCAGCATGCGCTCCCGTTCCAGCAGGAGCGTGCGTCGCGCGTCGATGCCCAGCACCCGCGCGCCGACCTCACGCATGGCGGCGATGGTACCCGGCCCCACGGCCGGGATGTCGAAGCGGGGATCCTGGTGGTTGCGGCTCGCCTTCACCACCACGGCCTCACGGGCCATGGCGCCCCCGCGCCGCACCGTCGCGTCGGTGCCCTCGGCGGCTTCGACGGCGAGGATGACGCCGCGCCGCACCACCACCGTCTGCCCCACGTCGAGGTCGGCCAGGCGACGGGCCACCGCACGGCCAAAGGTCAGGTCGGCCAGCTCCTCGGGCGTCGGGGGGCGCGCCGTCAACAGCCCCGGCGGCGCCAGCAGGTCGCCGACGAAGCGCGTCTGCTCCACCAGCGCCATCCCCAGCTCCGCCAGCAGCGCGGCCAGCCGCTCGAGCATCGGGACGTCCCGGCGGTCGGCATGCCCGCGCATCACCGCGTCGTGCAGCTCGTCGCCCTGCACCAGCAGGTTGGCGCGCGCGAACCGCCCGGCCACCAGCACCTCGCGCACGTCGTGCGCCCGCAGCGTCTCCAGCACCTCGCGCAGCGCGCCGGGCGTGCACCGCCGGTAGTGGTCGGCCAGGGCGGGCAGCGTCGCCGACGGCTCGCCCACCTGCACGCAGACCAGCCGCAGCCCGCGCGCCTTCACCGCCGCCGCGATCACCTCGGGCAGCGCGCCCGCGCCGGCCAGCAGGCCTACCATGCCGTCTCGCCCGGGTGCCACCGCACGATCCCCCGCTTGCGCGCCCTGGCGGCGCGGATGAACTCCACGAAGTGCCGGACCGGCTGGCTCGCCGCGGCCTCAGACTCCAGGGCTGCCAGGGCGTCGTCCATCGACAGCCCCGACTGGAAGAAGACGCGAAACGCCCGCCGCAGCGCCATGCGGTCCGCGGGCGGGATGCCGTGGCGCTGGAGGCCCACCACGTTGAGGCCGACCGCTCGCGTGCGCAGCCCCGCCACCATGACGTAGGGGGGCACGTCCTGGCGTACGGCCGTCATCCCCGCCACCATCGCCAGCCGGCCCAGGTGCACGAACTGGTGCACGCCGGACATGCCGCCGATGTAGGCGTCGCGGTCGACGCACACCCACCCGCCCAGCTGCGTCCCGCTCACGATCACCACGCCGTCGCCGACCGCGCAGTTGTGGCTGATCTTCACGCCCGACATCACGTAGGTGCCGTTGCCGATCCGCGTCTCGTGGCCCTCGCCCGTGGCGCGGTCGACGCTGGCGAACTCACTGAAGACGTTGTCGTCGCCGATCACCACCCTGGTGCGCTCCCCGCGCCACGCGCGGTCCTGGGGCCGCCCCCCGATCACCACGTGCGCGGCGAAGACGTTGTTGCGGCCGATGGTCACGCCGTCGTGGATGACGACGTGGGGCCCGATCACGGTGCCCGCGCCCACCGTGACGTCGGCACCGATCACCGCATACGGCCCGACCTCGACGCCGTCGTCGAGCCGGGCGTGCGGGTGCACGACGGCCGTGGGATGAATCCGGGGGCCGCGGGCCGCGCGGTCGGGCTGCACCACGTCAGGCGCCGTCCCTGCCGTCGCCGGCCCCCAGCTGGTGCGCGATGGCCCGCGCCAGGGCGATGTGCAGGCTGTGCCCGGCACGCACCGCCAGGATCTGCGCCCGCAGCGGCCGCCCCAGCAGCGAGAGATCGCCCAGCGCGTCGAGGATCTTGTGGCGGGCCATCTCGTTGGGGAACCGCGGCTCGTTGATGAACCCCTCGACCCCGATCACCAGCGCCGTGGCCAGCGAGGCGCCCCGCGCCAGCCCCCGGGCGCGGAGCTGCTCGGCCTCGGCCAGCAGGCCCCAGGTGCGTGCCGGCGCGATGGTGGTCGCGTAGTCGTCGCGGTCGGCGTCGAACTCCGCCATCTGCGGTGCCAGCGCGACCCCGTTGGCGGTCGCCACGTAGGTGACCTGCAGCCGCGGCGCCGGCAGCGCGACGATGACGCTCGGCCCGCCACCGACCCAGACCGGCGCGGTGAGCTCGATGGGCGCCCGCCCGGCGGCCTGCTCGACGGCCCCGGCGCGCGCCAGGGCCTCCACGAAGATCTGCGCGCTGCCATCGCCGCAGGGCAGTTCCTCGCCTTCCACTTCCACCGCCAGGTTGTCGATGCCAAGCCCACACGCGGCCGAGAGCAGATGCTCGACCGTGGCCACCGGCGTCTGGCGACCCAGCACGACGCCGCGATCGGTGGCCACGACCTCGCCCAGGCGCGCGGGGATCACCGGCGCGCCGGGCACGTCGGCTCTCCGGAAGGTCACCCCGTGGTTGGCGGGCGCGGGCAGCAGGCGGGCGGTGACGGACGCCCCGGTGTGCAGCCCGGTGCCCGCCACCGTCACGGGCCGCGCGATGGTCCGTTGCACACCCGCGCCGATCATCGGGGCCGCACCGACAGCCGCACCGGGTAGAACGATCCCGCCACCGGCATGGTCACCACGGTCAGGTCGCGCGTCTCACCCGCGGGCACGACGAACGTCGCCACCGCGCGGTCGACGCCGGGCGCGAGCAGACCGGCGTCGGTCATGGTCCCGTCGATCACGAACAGCCCCCGCGCCGGGCCTCCCGCGGCATTCGCCACGAGGGCCACGGGCACCTCGGCCGCGGTGGGGTTGTGGAGGCGCAGCCGGATGCGGTAGAGGACGCCGTAGTCGCCGACCAGCGCCTCGCCCGTGCGCACGTCCTTGAGGTCGGCCATGATCCCCAGCTCGGCGACGTCGGCCGGGCGGTCGGCGCGTACCTCCCGTGCGACGTCGACCACGGTGCCAGGAAACGTGCCGCGTGGATGCGGGAACGCATACGGCCCCAGGTCGGTGGTGACCGTGCGGTCCAACAGCCAGGGGAGCCGCACCGCCACCCGCAGGCCCACCGGTCCACCGTCGACCACCTGGAACTGCATGATGCCCGACACCAGGGCCCGCGGCGGCAGCGTGTAGGCGGTGAAGGTGGTGGCCTGCTGCGCCGGCACCTCGACCAGGTACCCCTGCCCGCTGCCCAGCGCGGTCAGGAACCGGCCGGTAGCCATCGCCCCGACCTGCAGGGGGTCGGGTGCCGGACCGGCGTGCCCGCTGAGGTAGTGGACGCGGGCCCATCCCGGGCCGGCGTTGCTCAGGGTGATGCTGAGGATGCGGGCGCGCTCCGTCCCGTTCATGTGGTGGTAGAGCAGGCGCGCGCCCCGGCGGGGCTGCAGCGTCTCCTCGAAGAGCAGGCCGTTGCCGTCGATCGTCTCGGGGCGGTTGCTGACCAACAGGACGTCGGGGTCGCGCAGCGGCAGGGGCGCGTTGCGCACGGTGATGGCCACGCGCCGATCCACCGGGCCCGCATAGGGGCTGCGCACGCTGACCGGCACGTGCACCGTGACGGCGGCGCCGACCTCCAGCGGCGTGTCCACCGGAATCGTGGACCAGCGCACCACGGCACCGGCGGTACGCACCACCGCGGCCTCCAGCCAGCGCCGCACGGCCTCATGGACGATCGCCGCGGGGGCGGGTGTTCCGGTCACGACCACCTCGGCCTCGGGCGGAATGCGGCCGGCCGGCGGCCGCACCGAGACCGGCACGCTGGTCTGGTAGGGCCCCAGCCGCACCCGCACCGTGGTGGCGCCCAGGGCGTGGCCGCGCAGCGTGACGGCCTCGCGTGTCGCCTCGACGCTGACGACACGCCGGTTCGCCGGCGTCGCCGAGAGCGGGCCGGGGACGACGGTCTGGACACGGAGGGTGGCCGTACCGTCCGGCGAGAGCACGACGCTCGTGGGGGTCACCGTCAGCGGGGGAATCGCCAGGGCCTCCCGCAGCCGCGCCGCCCACAGCGCAGCCAGCGTCGCCGGGTCGGTCCCGGCCCGCTGCGCGTCGCGCGCGCTGGCGATCAGCACGACCTGGCCATCGACGAGGAGCGCCGCCGACCCGCGACGCGCCCGCACCCTCACGGCCGCGGGCGGTGGTAGCGGTCGGCGCAGAGTCCGCACCGCCGCGCTGACGCGCGCCCATGCCCCTGGCCCGTCCAGACGCGCCACGGCGAGCTCCCGCACGCGCAGCTCGGCCGCCCGCCCGTCCGTCGAGGCACGCCAGGCGACGACCTCGCCCGGCAACCACGACGTGTGATCGACGGCCTGCGCGGGACAACCCGTGGCGAGCACCAGCGCACCGGCTACCATCCACGGGTGCCACCGCCTCATGGCGCCTGCGGCCCGCGGCCGGCGGCGTCCGCTGCCGCCAGTTTGGCTTCCAAGGCCGCCACCCGCTCCAGCAGCTCGGGCAGGCGGCGCAGCGCAGCCTGCAGGCGCAGCTCCTCGCGGTGGTCGCGGGCCGGATACCCGGACACCGTGGCACCCGACGGCACGTCCCGCGTCACGCCCGCCTTCCCCCCAACGCGGGCGGCAGCACCGATCGTGACGTGGTCGCTGACGCCGACCTGCCCGGCCAGCACCGCACCGGCACCGATGGTGACGCTGCCCGAGATCCCGACCTGCGCCACGATGAGGCACCCCGGGCCGATGGTGACGTTGTGCCCGATCTGCACGAGGTTGTCGATCTTGGTGCCGCGGCCGATCCGGGTCTCGCCGAGCGTGGCGCGGTCGACGCAGGTGTTCGCGCCGATCTCCACGTCGTCTTCGACGACCACGCGCCCGAGGTGGGGGATCTTGAGGGCCCCCTCCTCGGCGGCGGCGTACCCGAAGCCGTCGGCCCCCAGCACGGCACCCGCGTGCACGACCACCCGGTCGCCCAGCACAGCACGCGGGTAGAGCACCACGCCGGGGTAGAGCACGCAGTCGGCGCCGATCTCCGCCTGCGCCCCCACCACCACTCCTGCATGCAGCACCGTGCGCGGACCGATCCGGACGCCCGGCTCGATGGCCACGAAGGGACCCACCGTGACATCCGCGCCCAGGCGGACGTCGGGGGCGATCACCGCGGTGGGGTGCACGCCCCGACCCACCGCCGGTACCGGCGCGAACGCCGCCAGCACCCGGGCGAACGCCGCGCGGATGTTGGCGGCGCGCAGGGCCGGCTTGCGCACCGGCGGCGCGTCGGCGGCGACGAGCAGCGCGCCCGCCGCCGACGCCTCGGCGTCGGGCAGCCGGCGGAGGTCGGCAACGTACACCAGCGCCGCGGGATGCGCGTGGGCCAGCTCGGTGACGGCGTCGATCTCGACGTCGCCCGGGCCGGACAGCTCCGCGCGCGCCAGGCGGGCGAGGTCAGCGAGCTTCATGGACGGCCCCGGCTACTTGAGCCGGTCGATGACCTCCTGGGTGATGTCGACCGTGGCCCCGGGCTGGCTGTAGATGACCGGGCCTTTCACGATCACCCCGCGCAGCCGCTTCTCGCGGACGATCTGCTGGATGACGTCGCGGATCGCCCGGTTGAGGTCCTCCTCGAGTTGGGCCCGCAACGCCTGCAGCTCCCTGATGTACTGCGCCCGCCGGGCCTCGAGGTCCTCCCGCGGCAGCTGCCGCGCCAGCAGCTGCAGGTCGGTGGTCATGGCGCGCTCCCGCTCGTCCAGTTCCCGCTGGTAGCGCAGCGCGAGCGCGCTCTCCGCCAGCAGCCGCCGGGTCTCCACGAGGCCCACGCGGCCGGCCGTGCACCCCGCGACCAGCACCGCCACCACCAGGCCTGCGGCCAGCACCCCGCCGCGCGCCAGCACGCCCCGGGCCCGCATGCGGTCACGCCCCCTGCCGCTCATGGGCGGCGCAGCCGGGCGACCACCGCCTGGGTGAGGTCGACCGCACGCACGTTGGCTACCGCGCGCGTGAGCACCACGTCGACCTTCTGCTCCTGCGCCACGGTGGCCACTTCGATCTGGATCTCGGCCAGCATGGTGCCTTCCAGGCGGAGCCGCTCCTGGTGCACGGCCTCGAGCTCCGCCTGCAGCCGCGCGCCCTCGGCACGCAGCTGCTTTGCGTACTGCTCCTGGGCTGCCCGGAGCTGAGCCTCGTTGCCGCCGACCAGCAGGCGGCGTCGCTCTTCCACCGCCTGCCGGAGCAGCCGGTCGCGCTCCCTGACCGCCTCCTCCAGCGCGGCCCGCAGTTCGGCCTGCCGCGCCTCGATCTGCCGACGGCCCTCCTCCTCCGCTGCGGCCACCAGCGCTTGAAACCGCGCCTCGGCTTCGGCGGTCTTGGCCTTCTGGAACTCCTCCAGCTGCTGCTCCAGAGCCCGGGCGCGGGCGCGGATCTTCTCGTCCCGCTCCTTGGTCAGGCGATCGGCCTCGGCGGCGATCCGCTTGGCCTCTTCCTCGTTGGTGAGGCCCACCACGTCCGCCTTGAGCCGCAGGTTGAGCAGGGGGATGCGGTACTCGGCCATGGTCTGGACCTCGAACCGCTCGAGCTCCCGCTGCATCTCGTCGCGTTTGGCCTCCACCGCCTTCCGCAGCTCGTCGTTGATGCGCCGGTGCTGCTCCGCCAGCTTCGCTTCCTGCGCGGCCTTCACCTCGGCCGCGAACGCCTCGAGGCGCTGGCGGGCCTGCTCTTCCATGGCCTGCAACTCCGCACGGTAGCCGGCGGCCAGGCGGTCCGCCTCGGCCTGCAGCTCGGGGCGCACGTCGCGCAACGGCACCGGGGGCGGTGGCGGCGGCGTGGCCAGACGGATCTGGAGGGCCTCGATCTTCTTCACCAGGGCCTCCAGCTGCGGCCAGCGGCGGTGCGCACGCAGCGCGGCGTGGAGGTCGACGACCCCGACCACCGGCGCCGCCGGCACGGGCCGCTCGACCACGGGCGACGGCGGCTGGGGGACCGGTGCACGTGCGCCGGGACGCTGGCAGCCAGCAACCGCCAGCGCCGCGAGCCCGGCCGCGACGAGCACCGCGCGGCGCGCCATTACCTCCCCCTGATCTGTTTGATGACCGCGTCGGTGAGGTCGGTGCCGCCGTAGAGCACGACCGAGCGGTCCAGCACGACGGTCACCCCGGCCTGCTTGGCGACGACCTCCACCGCGGCCCGCAGCTCACGGTCCAACCCCCCCAGCAGCTCGTTCCGCTTCTCGAGGATCTGCTGCTGCAGCTGGCGGTCGAGCTCCTGGCGCTGGAACGCCGTCATGCCCTTGCTGCGCTCCTGAAACTCCCGTTGCTTCGCCGCGAAGAACTCCTGCAGCGCACGCTCGGAGCTGGCCTTGCGCGGATGGTTGTCCAGCGCCCGCTGCATGTCGACGTACCCGACGGTGAACGCCTGGCCCAGCGCGGGCGTGCGCTGGAGCACCAGGCCCACGGCGACGATGGCGATGACCGCCACGCCGGCCGCCACCGCCACCTTCCGCGCGTCGATTCGCATGACTCGCCCTCCTTCCGCCGGTGCGGTCGCACCGCACGCTCATTGTACCGTACCCGGGATCGCCCTCGGGCGCCATGCGACCCGATCTCCCGGGCTACAGGTTCGTGACCAGTCGCACCCATACGTCGCCCCGGGAGGTGGCGACGGCTTCCCACGAGACGAACTCGGTGAGCCGGTAGGACAGCGTCGTCTCCACCAGGCTCGCGCGCGCGAAGTGCCCTGCCCGGACCTCGAGATCCGGCGAGAACCGGTACTGCAGGAACGTCTCGGTGTCCTCGCCGTCCAGCCGCGTGCGCACGCCGACGGTGACGCTGCTGCCCAGGGCAAGGCGCACGCCCACGGCCCAGCGCCACGCCAGGTTGGAGGGGATCAGCGTCAGGTCGACGAACGGCTCCAGACCGCCGAACGCCCGTCCCAGCTGGGCGCGCACGTCGGGCACCGGCGCGTGCGTGCCCAGGTTGAGCCTGGCCTCCAGTCGCCCGCGGTACAGCGTCGAGTCGGCGATCACGGTGATGCGCGTCACGTCTCCGACCTGCACCTGCGGCCGCGCCACGATGCCGTAGTCCGTCGCCGGCCGGTAGGCGGCGAGACGGGCCGCCAGCAGGCGCTCCAGGTCGCTCCGATGGGTGCTGGCGAACGCCACGGGCAGGCCGCGCAACGGCTCGGCCATCGAGATCACCTGCGGCGTGTGCTGGTGCAACAGCCAGTAGGGGATCGAGGACGACCGGAAGCGCACCCCGATGTCGCGCACGACGCGCGCATCGCGCACGGTCACGGTGAGCACCAGCCGGGGCGGGGCGCCCTCGACGCGGCCGGCCGCGGTGAACCCCGGGAGGGTGCGCTCGACGACGGCCGCGACCTCCTGCGCGACCAGCGGCGCCGCCCACTCCAGGGCCGCCTGGGGCAGGCGCGCGGTGACCGCGGCCGCCTCCGGCAGCGCCGGGGCCAGCGCACGGTCCACCAGCGGCTGCACCTCGGCGTGGACGCCCGCGTACATCACCTGCACCGGCAGGGCGCCGAGCAGCGGCGCCTGGGGCTCGAGGCCCACGAGCACCGCCGTGGTGCCACCGGGCTGCAGGCTCACCGCGCGGACCCGGTACCCGGTGACGACCCGGTCGATGACCTCGCGCAACACGCCTGCGAAGGTCTCCTGCTGCGCCGCCACCAGGGCACTGTCACGGCCAAGCAGCAGCCGCTCGGCCGCGGTGCGCGCCACCTCGTGGAGGCGGCGGCCGACCATAGGCGCGGGATCGCCCCCGGCCACCACCACGCGCACCTCGACCTGCTGGACAGGCTGGGCCCACGCCGCCGGGGCAGCGAGGCCAAGGGTCGCGGCGGTCAGCAGCACCGCACCCGCGCGGCGCAGGCGCGCGCGTCTCAGAATGGCGCCCCGATCGTCAGCCAGGTCTGCCGCCCTCCCTGCGTATTCACCGCGTAGTCGATGCGGATCGGTCCGACCGCCGTGTTGACCATCACGGCCGCACCGTAGCCCACGCCGCCCGCGCCCGCCGCCGCCGGCGCGGCGCCGGCGTCGACGTAGAGCGCGCCGGTGAACTCCCGCAGTTGCCGCAGGAAGGTGCCCAGGGGCAGACGGTACTCGAGGTTCACCAGCGCCTGGCTATCGCCCCGGAACTGCCCGTAGCCGAACGCGCGCAACGTCGACGGCCCTCCCAGCAGGAACTGCTCCTGGAGGGGCAGCGTCCCGTGGCTCCACCCGCCCAGCGCGCGGCCCACCAGCACGCCGGGCCCCAGGCGGAAGTACCGCGTGTACTCGGCGGTGTACTTGCCGAACCCGAAGTCGCCGCCCAGCGCGGGAATCCCCAGCTCCAGCGTCAACGCCAGGCGATCGCCCCGCGTGGGATTCAACCGGTTGTCACGGCGGTCGCGCGCACCCGACAGCGCCAGCGCGATCGTCCGGCCCGGCGTCAGCAGCGAGGGCGGCGTGCACGGATCGGGCGGACAGGTGTCAGTGGCCTGCTTGGGCAGGGGGGTGATGTCCACCTTCTCCGACCGCAGCCGCAGCGTCAGCAGCGTCTGCGGGTCCACGGGGCGGGTGAAGGTGAGGCTGCTGCCCAGGCGATCCAGCTGGAAGCGCGAGAAGATGCTCGTGCCGCTGTACTCGAGCTCGATGGTCGATGCCTGGTAGAGGGCGACTTCCATGGAGGTGGGCCGGGCGTCCAGGTGCGGTTCGCGGAAGATCAGGGCGAAGTTGGTGCCGGCGGGACTGGTCAACGGGACGTTCCGCTCGCCCAGCCCGCGCTCCAGGCGCAGCGTCACCGACTGGTTGCGCCCTTTCCAGTTCTTCTCGGAGTACTCCACGAGCCCCACGATGCCCGTGCGGTCGCTGTAGCCGACGCCGAACCGGGCCTGCTGCGTGCGCTGCTCCTTGACCTCGATCTCGACGACCACCGCGTCAGGCGTGCTGCCCGGCCGCGGCCGCGCCTGCACGCTCTCGAACAGCTCGAGGTTGAACAGCCGCTGCAGGTCCTTGTTCAGGTCGTTGACGTTGAACACCACGCCGGGCCGGACCAGCGCCCCGCGCTCGACGACGAAGCGCTGCGTCTTGACCAGCCCCTTGTACTCGATCGCCTCGACCTTGCCTTCGGCGATGCGCAGGCGCAGCCGCCCTGCCCCGTTGCCCGCCACGTCGATGTCGGCCACGCGGGCCAGGACGTATCCCCGTTCCTCGTAGAGCCGCTCGATGCGGCGCGCGCCGTCGCGCAGCCGGACGATGTTCAGGACCTGGCCGGTGGGCACGTCGAGCGCCCGGAGCAGCTCGGGCGTGGGCACCACGGTGTGGCCCTCGATGGTGACGCTCTCGACGACCGGGTTCTCCACCACCAGGAACGCCACGCGCACGCCGTCTGCCGCGGGCTCCACCCGCACGTTGGCGTCCGCAAACCACCCCGTGGCGACCAGCGCCGCCACGTCGGCGCGCAGGCGCTCGTCGGAGAGCAGCTCGCCCACGCGGACGCCGATCGAGTCCATCACCACGGACAGGGGCACGTGCTCCAGCCCCCGCACCACCACCTCGACGATGCGTGGCTGCGGCGTCGGACTCGGCACTGGCGTGGGGCTGGGTGCCGGTGCAGGACCCGGTGCGGGCGTGACGCCGGGTGCCGGTGTGGTGCCCGGTGTCGGGGTGGGACGCGGCGCCGGAGACGGCGTCGGCACGGCCGGGGGCGATGGCGCAGGCGCAGGGCTCGGCCCGGGCGTCGGTGTCGAGCCCGGCGAGGGCACCGGGCCTGGCGCGGGCGGCTGTTGCGCGGCGAGTGGACCCGAGAGCGCCACGAGCGCCAGACAGCCCAGGATCAGTCCAGTGGTCTGCAGAACGGCGATGCGACGTGGACGGCGGCTGGGCAATCCAAACCTCCTCGACGACGGAGCGCGTGTGCACCCGCCCGCATGTCCCGGGGATTCACCGCGTCACGCTGCGCGCGTGGCGCCGCGGCGGGCGCGCACCGGCCCAGCGTACCACCCTCGACTCACCGCCCGCAAGCGGATCTGGAGCGTGGGTTACTGATCGACCGTCCGGCGCAGCGACCGCTCTGCCGCCAGCACCAGGTCGATCAAGTCGGCCTGGCTCAGCATCGGCGGAGGCGCCGCAGGGGCCGTCGGGGCCGATGCCGACGTCGCCGCAGGAGCTGCTGCCGGGACGAGCGCCGAAGGTCCTGCCGGTGCCGCCGGCGCCACCGGCGCTGCGGACGCCGGCAGTGGCGTGCGCTGAGCGTGGTGTTCCTCGCGCGCGGCCGCCAGGCCCGGCGCTGCGGCGGTCGTAACTTCCCGCCGTGCGGGCGTGGCCTCCTGCAGCGCCGGCGCAGCCGGCGCGGGCACGCGGACGACCCGCACCACGGTACGCTCGACCACCCGATCGGCCGGCTGCACAACGTCCACGAGGTGCAGCGTCGTCTGCGCCGGCCGCGGCAGCCTGAGCGCCGGGAGCGGCACCTCGGCACGCGGGCGGGCCGTCGCGGCCAGCCCACCCAGCAGCACCGCGGCTCCCGCAGCCAGCACCGCGCCCACGCTCGCCGCCAGCAGCAGCCCGCCGTCTCCCGCCTGCCGGCGCGGCAGCACCTCGGCGAGCCCCACCTCGGTGGCGCGGCGGACCTCCGCTTCCGCGAGCAGCAGCGCCAGCAGCCCTCGTCGCGGATCGCCCTGCTCCACCCCCTGGCGCGCGCGCGCCAGCCAGTCGGCGGCGGACGCGATGCGCACGGCCTGTGCGGCGCGTCGATCGTCCATGCCCATCCCCCCGGGACGCACCCGTCTTCCCTTTCTAGTATCCGGGGACGCGCTGCTGCCGGTGCACGCCGTGCAGGCCCAGCAGGGCGCGCAGCCGCCCGACCGCCTGCTTCTGCAACCGGTAGAAGTGCGACAGGCTGATGTCCAGGTCGCGGGCGAGCTGCCGCGGTTCCCCAGCACCGACCACGGCGGCCAGCACGAGCCGCTCACGCGGTGGCAACTGGGCCAGCACCCGCGCCGCCGCCTGCGCCAGCGCGCGATCCTCGACGTCCTCCAGCGCCGACGTGGCGGCCGGATCGACCAGGCGCCACAGCGCTGCCACGTCCTCCCCTGCGAGCTGGTCGAGGGAGAGGACCGGCCGCGCGCGGTCCAGCGCGTTCAACGCGCGTCCCCGGATCCGGTACGCGGCGAACGTGGGGAACCGCACGCCCCGCTCCGGGTCGAAGCGCTCCACCGCCTCGATCAGTCCCACCAGCCCTTCCTGGATCAGGTCCATCACCAGGGGCTCGGGCGGCCGCAGGCGCATGACGATCTTGAAGACCAGGGGTTGGTAGGCCTCGATGAGGCGCTGGCGCGCGGCGCGCTCGCCCCGGCGACGATAGGCATGCCATAGGGCGGCCTCCTCGGCCGGCGCCAGCAACGCCACGTGTTGCAGCTCGTGCAGGTAGTCGGCCAGCATGCGTGCACCGTCCGGCCATCCTGCCGGTCGGAAGAGGTTTCGGTCCGCTGCTGCGAACTCCTGGTCGGACCGTCAGAACCGCACAGTGTACCACAGCAGCGCTTCGCGGCTCCCGTCGGAGCCGAGCCGCGTGGTCACCCGCCATCCGGGCGCGAACCGGTACTCCAGCCCCCAGAGGTAGCGCGTCTGCTCCGCAAACGTCGCTTCCAGGGTCACGTACCATCGGCCCGCCAGCAGCTTGCCGGCCCGCAGGGCCAGCGGGCCCTGGAAGTCGTACTCCAGCGACAGCTCGCTCAAGCCCAGCGCGCGGCCCACCGGGCCGGTGGCACCGCCGAACAGACGGCGGCTGATGGCCGCCCGCAGCGCGCCCTCCAGATCGCCTTCCAGCAGGCGCGCCATGCCGGCCTGGCGTCCCAGCAGGGCCACGATCTCCTGCCGGGACATCTCCGGATCGGAGCGCAGATCCAGCGTCAGCCCCTCTGGCGGCACACCGCGCACCGCCAGCGTCACGTGGGTCGCGCCGATCTGCGTCTCGGCCGTGGCCGTCACGTGCGGCAGAAGGCCCAGGTGCGGCTGGAACACCGCCGTGGCCTCGATCAGGTCGAACGTCGTGCCCAGGGCGACCAGCTTGCCCTCCCGGGCGCCGATCGTGCCGTCGAGGGTAGGAGCGCGCAGGGTGCCGCCAAGCAGCACGGCACCACCGGGCTGCAGATCGAACCGCAACCCCCCGGCCTGTACGGCCAGGTCGCGGCCGACCTCGAGCCGCACCGCCCGAAACACCAGGGGCGCGGCCGCCG is a window encoding:
- a CDS encoding OmpH family outer membrane protein — its product is MRIDARKVAVAAGVAVIAIVAVGLVLQRTPALGQAFTVGYVDMQRALDNHPRKASSERALQEFFAAKQREFQERSKGMTAFQRQELDRQLQQQILEKRNELLGGLDRELRAAVEVVAKQAGVTVVLDRSVVLYGGTDLTDAVIKQIRGR
- the lpxC gene encoding UDP-3-O-acyl-N-acetylglucosamine deacetylase, which encodes MIGAGVQRTIARPVTVAGTGLHTGASVTARLLPAPANHGVTFRRADVPGAPVIPARLGEVVATDRGVVLGRQTPVATVEHLLSAACGLGIDNLAVEVEGEELPCGDGSAQIFVEALARAGAVEQAAGRAPIELTAPVWVGGGPSVIVALPAPRLQVTYVATANGVALAPQMAEFDADRDDYATTIAPARTWGLLAEAEQLRARGLARGASLATALVIGVEGFINEPRFPNEMARHKILDALGDLSLLGRPLRAQILAVRAGHSLHIALARAIAHQLGAGDGRDGA
- a CDS encoding OmpH family outer membrane protein; translated protein: MSGRGRDRMRARGVLARGGVLAAGLVVAVLVAGCTAGRVGLVETRRLLAESALALRYQRELDERERAMTTDLQLLARQLPREDLEARRAQYIRELQALRAQLEEDLNRAIRDVIQQIVREKRLRGVIVKGPVIYSQPGATVDITQEVIDRLK
- the lpxD gene encoding UDP-3-O-(3-hydroxymyristoyl)glucosamine N-acyltransferase; amino-acid sequence: MKLADLARLARAELSGPGDVEIDAVTELAHAHPAALVYVADLRRLPDAEASAAGALLVAADAPPVRKPALRAANIRAAFARVLAAFAPVPAVGRGVHPTAVIAPDVRLGADVTVGPFVAIEPGVRIGPRTVLHAGVVVGAQAEIGADCVLYPGVVLYPRAVLGDRVVVHAGAVLGADGFGYAAAEEGALKIPHLGRVVVEDDVEIGANTCVDRATLGETRIGRGTKIDNLVQIGHNVTIGPGCLIVAQVGISGSVTIGAGAVLAGQVGVSDHVTIGAAARVGGKAGVTRDVPSGATVSGYPARDHREELRLQAALRRLPELLERVAALEAKLAAADAAGRGPQAP
- the lpxA gene encoding acyl-ACP--UDP-N-acetylglucosamine O-acyltransferase, with the protein product MVQPDRAARGPRIHPTAVVHPHARLDDGVEVGPYAVIGADVTVGAGTVIGPHVVIHDGVTIGRNNVFAAHVVIGGRPQDRAWRGERTRVVIGDDNVFSEFASVDRATGEGHETRIGNGTYVMSGVKISHNCAVGDGVVIVSGTQLGGWVCVDRDAYIGGMSGVHQFVHLGRLAMVAGMTAVRQDVPPYVMVAGLRTRAVGLNVVGLQRHGIPPADRMALRRAFRVFFQSGLSMDDALAALESEAAASQPVRHFVEFIRAARARKRGIVRWHPGETAW
- the lpxI gene encoding UDP-2,3-diacylglucosamine diphosphatase LpxI (LpxI, functionally equivalent to LpxH, replaces it in LPS biosynthesis in a minority of bacteria.), which produces MVGLLAGAGALPEVIAAAVKARGLRLVCVQVGEPSATLPALADHYRRCTPGALREVLETLRAHDVREVLVAGRFARANLLVQGDELHDAVMRGHADRRDVPMLERLAALLAELGMALVEQTRFVGDLLAPPGLLTARPPTPEELADLTFGRAVARRLADLDVGQTVVVRRGVILAVEAAEGTDATVRRGGAMAREAVVVKASRNHQDPRFDIPAVGPGTIAAMREVGARVLGIDARRTLLLERERMLADAEAAGITVVAADVPPLGTPVHDG